The Christiangramia flava JLT2011 genome has a segment encoding these proteins:
- a CDS encoding DUF5723 family protein, with amino-acid sequence MRKILLFMLWMAGLSSFGQNRPLLYNVDDLPQSLLQNPGARIDFTKHLGIPFFSQIHFFAGSSGVTLHDIFDDSNSNVNEKVQRAMRKLTSNDFFSVNEQLEIFSIGGKVGQKAYVSGGIYQEFDVFAYFPKDPAVLAFEGNADYIGDNFHFSDVSFTGEVLTVYHAGLNYNVDGKLTVGGRLKLYSGIFNAESTNNTGTFRTDVTENGPNFYQHSIDNVNVTVNTSGYASLKNEENMTVDKAIRELLSRSFFGQNVGVGVDLGFSYRVSEQLAISGSVQDFGLMFHQKDTENSIYYGSYQTSGLEPLFPELNDNQRTIPYWEIFEEELDANLIDETTHNEYNTWRPMKFNAGFQFGTGKSILPCDYLISKKPRFMNLFGLLASGVVRPKGPTYGVTAYWDRKVNDNLRFRAAYGVDEFTMTKLGLMVTNRFKNFNVYLAVNDILGYTNLAKANSASLQLGMQFVFKNFEL; translated from the coding sequence GCAGTCTCTATTGCAAAATCCGGGTGCGCGCATCGATTTTACCAAACACCTTGGAATCCCTTTCTTTTCTCAAATTCATTTTTTTGCCGGCAGTAGCGGTGTGACCCTCCACGATATTTTTGATGATTCCAATTCGAATGTGAACGAAAAAGTGCAACGAGCGATGCGGAAACTTACTTCGAACGATTTCTTCTCGGTCAACGAGCAGCTCGAGATATTTTCCATTGGCGGTAAAGTGGGTCAGAAAGCCTATGTTTCCGGAGGTATTTACCAGGAATTTGATGTTTTTGCCTATTTTCCGAAAGACCCCGCAGTGCTGGCTTTTGAAGGAAACGCTGATTATATTGGTGATAATTTCCATTTTTCAGATGTAAGCTTTACCGGGGAGGTGTTAACAGTGTACCACGCCGGACTGAATTATAACGTGGACGGAAAACTCACCGTGGGAGGAAGGCTGAAGCTTTATTCAGGAATTTTTAATGCGGAAAGTACCAATAACACCGGCACCTTTCGCACCGATGTGACTGAAAACGGTCCTAATTTCTACCAGCATTCTATTGATAACGTGAATGTGACCGTCAACACTTCGGGTTATGCTTCTCTGAAGAACGAGGAAAATATGACGGTGGATAAGGCCATTCGCGAATTACTAAGCCGCTCATTTTTCGGGCAGAATGTGGGAGTGGGGGTGGACCTTGGTTTCAGTTACCGGGTTTCCGAACAACTGGCAATTAGCGGTTCTGTACAGGATTTCGGACTCATGTTTCATCAGAAGGATACTGAAAATTCGATTTATTACGGTTCGTATCAAACCAGTGGCCTGGAACCCCTGTTTCCGGAGCTGAACGATAACCAGCGAACGATCCCGTACTGGGAAATTTTTGAAGAGGAACTCGATGCCAACCTGATCGATGAAACCACGCACAACGAATACAATACCTGGAGACCCATGAAATTCAATGCCGGTTTTCAATTTGGAACCGGAAAGTCTATTTTGCCCTGTGATTACCTGATTAGTAAAAAACCGCGTTTTATGAATCTCTTTGGCCTGCTGGCTTCCGGTGTGGTGCGCCCTAAAGGCCCCACGTATGGCGTCACTGCCTACTGGGATCGAAAAGTGAACGACAACCTACGATTTCGGGCGGCCTATGGTGTTGATGAATTCACGATGACCAAATTAGGTCTCATGGTGACCAACCGATTTAAGAATTTTAATGTGTACCTTGCGGTAAACGATATTTTGGGTTATACCAACCTGGCCAAAGCGAACTCGGCATCGCTGCAATTGGGGATGCAATTTGTCTTTAAGAATTTTGAATTATGA